From the genome of Halomonas sp. I5-271120, one region includes:
- a CDS encoding bifunctional diguanylate cyclase/phosphodiesterase yields the protein MWPLFTLNRPMVWLGLLGVAALPWASGVGVRLMTLLLLALGLWDAWRMVRQEHARRALGEQVMLSSEDGIMICDARHRILTVNPAFTQITGYALEEVRGQDPSMLSAGRHDKAFYDRYWEALTSLGKWEGEIWNQRKQGDQYPEWLRIQAYRGENGKVSHYVGLFTDISRHKAREQDMRRIGFEDPLTGLPNRRRLHDLLSSRLRHLRAGEGLDMALIDIDGFKAINDAMGVEAGDRLLSRFGQRLARQVAGGVVGRLGGDEFMVIRTTNFDDHDTWVAGLCEHLTAPFEQDGQSLRLGLTVGSCRAPDDGRDSNVLLQRLESALYSAKRHGRNHHKRFQPALDEPGDRQLELVNDLRAALAQGGQLELHYQTQYSLKDGSLVGMEALMRWRHPRLGMVSPGDFIPLAERHGLMTPLGAWVIEQAVSQLARWQQAGLPRVPVWVNISALQLIQGDLESRISACLARYKVPAQLLGLELTESVLLDERAGDVYPRMTSLRDKGHQIAIDDFGTGYSSLSYLKRLPVDKLKLDRAFVRALPDDRADAAIVGAVLAMAQGLSLTVVAEGVETPAQRDFLRKQGCPEVQGFLFSRPVPPDEIEARLRQEGTGVYSGDGAAIAPA from the coding sequence ATGTGGCCGCTCTTTACACTTAATCGACCAATGGTCTGGCTGGGCTTGCTCGGCGTCGCCGCCCTGCCCTGGGCCAGCGGAGTGGGAGTGCGCCTGATGACCCTGCTGCTGCTCGCTCTGGGGCTGTGGGATGCCTGGCGGATGGTGCGCCAGGAGCATGCCCGCCGAGCCTTGGGGGAGCAGGTGATGCTGAGCTCCGAGGACGGCATCATGATCTGCGACGCCCGCCACCGTATCCTCACGGTCAATCCTGCCTTTACCCAGATCACCGGCTATGCCCTCGAGGAGGTTCGTGGCCAGGACCCCTCGATGCTATCGGCCGGACGTCACGACAAGGCCTTCTACGATCGCTACTGGGAGGCTCTCACCTCGCTCGGCAAATGGGAAGGCGAGATCTGGAACCAGCGCAAGCAGGGCGACCAGTACCCGGAATGGCTGCGCATTCAAGCCTACCGTGGAGAGAATGGCAAGGTCAGTCATTACGTGGGACTGTTTACCGACATTTCTCGTCACAAGGCGCGCGAGCAGGACATGCGGCGAATTGGCTTCGAGGACCCCTTGACCGGCCTGCCCAACCGTCGGCGCCTTCACGATCTGCTGAGTTCGCGGCTGCGCCACCTGCGGGCCGGCGAGGGGCTGGACATGGCGCTGATCGACATCGACGGCTTCAAGGCCATCAACGATGCCATGGGCGTCGAGGCGGGTGACCGGCTGCTGTCGCGCTTTGGACAGCGGCTGGCGCGGCAGGTCGCTGGGGGTGTGGTGGGGCGCTTGGGTGGCGATGAATTCATGGTCATCCGCACCACCAACTTCGACGATCATGATACCTGGGTGGCCGGGCTCTGCGAGCATCTGACGGCACCCTTCGAACAGGATGGTCAGTCGCTGCGCCTGGGGCTGACCGTCGGCAGCTGTCGGGCACCGGATGATGGCCGCGACTCCAATGTGCTACTGCAGCGGCTGGAAAGCGCTCTCTACAGCGCCAAGCGCCACGGCCGCAACCATCATAAGCGCTTTCAGCCTGCCTTGGATGAGCCGGGGGATCGGCAGCTCGAACTGGTCAACGATCTGCGCGCGGCGCTCGCCCAAGGTGGTCAGCTTGAGCTGCATTACCAGACTCAGTACAGCCTCAAGGATGGTTCTCTGGTAGGCATGGAGGCGCTCATGCGTTGGCGTCACCCACGGCTGGGCATGGTGTCGCCAGGAGACTTCATCCCGCTGGCCGAGCGCCATGGCCTGATGACGCCGCTGGGTGCCTGGGTGATCGAGCAGGCGGTCTCACAGTTGGCGCGCTGGCAACAGGCCGGGCTGCCGCGAGTGCCGGTCTGGGTAAATATTTCGGCGCTGCAGCTGATTCAGGGCGACCTGGAATCGCGGATTTCCGCCTGTCTGGCCCGTTACAAGGTGCCGGCCCAGCTGCTCGGACTCGAGCTTACCGAGTCGGTGCTGCTCGATGAGCGCGCCGGCGATGTTTACCCGCGCATGACATCATTGCGCGACAAGGGCCACCAGATCGCCATCGATGATTTCGGGACCGGCTATTCTTCCCTGAGCTACCTGAAGCGATTGCCGGTAGACAAGCTAAAGCTTGATCGGGCCTTTGTGCGTGCGCTGCCTGATGATCGTGCGGATGCGGCGATCGTCGGCGCGGTGCTGGCGATGGCCCAAGGGCTGTCGCTGACGGTGGTGGCGGAAGGCGTCGAGACGCCGGCGCAGCGGGACTTCCTGCGCAAGCAGGGCTGTCCCGAAGTGCAGGGTTTCCTGTTCTCGCGCCCGGTGCCTCCAGACGAGATCGAGGCACGGCTCAGGCAAGAGGGCACTGGGGTTTACTCAGGCGATGGTGCGGCTATCGCCCCGGCCTAG
- a CDS encoding DUF2878 domain-containing protein, with translation MTRPGPSGWMASVANIVAFQVGWFACVLGGSAIGSGVAAMIVAGHLFWLGRPGEWRLLAAFATLGLIIDGSFVLLGGFGFDATAGGEAALAGAGAGALMALPLPLWLWLLWPLFATLPQHSLVWLWQRPWLAALGGATSGPLSYLAGARLSGVELAPWLLPAEALVWAALCLGLSHRLGRRRS, from the coding sequence GTGACCCGGCCTGGTCCCAGTGGCTGGATGGCCTCGGTAGCCAATATCGTGGCCTTTCAGGTCGGCTGGTTTGCCTGCGTGCTGGGGGGCAGCGCGATAGGTAGCGGAGTGGCGGCGATGATCGTGGCCGGGCACCTTTTCTGGCTAGGGCGGCCGGGGGAATGGCGGCTGCTGGCGGCTTTCGCCACCCTGGGGCTGATCATCGATGGCAGTTTCGTACTGCTCGGCGGCTTTGGCTTCGATGCCACCGCTGGCGGTGAGGCCGCCCTGGCGGGCGCGGGGGCAGGCGCCTTGATGGCGCTACCGCTGCCTCTCTGGCTGTGGCTGCTGTGGCCGCTGTTTGCCACCTTGCCGCAGCATTCCCTGGTCTGGCTATGGCAACGCCCTTGGCTGGCGGCGCTGGGGGGGGCGACGAGCGGTCCGCTGTCCTATCTGGCCGGCGCACGGCTGTCCGGGGTGGAGCTGGCGCCTTGGCTGCTGCCAGCGGAGGCGCTGGTGTGGGCGGCGCTATGCCTGGGGCTCAGCCATCGCCTGGGGCGGAGGCGTTCTTGA
- the fabA gene encoding 3-hydroxyacyl-[acyl-carrier-protein] dehydratase FabA, with the protein MTKQHSFSHEELLACSQGELFGPGNAQLPAPNMLMLDRVTHIHEEGGEYGKGELIAELDIHPDLWFFDCHFPGDPVMPGCLGLDAMWQLVGFYLGWLGHPGRGRALGCGEVKFSGQILPEAKKVKYHINVKRIITRRLILGIADGTVSVDGRDIYQANDLRVGLFTSTANF; encoded by the coding sequence GTGACCAAGCAACACTCCTTTAGCCACGAAGAGCTGCTGGCATGCAGCCAAGGTGAACTGTTCGGCCCGGGCAATGCCCAGCTGCCGGCACCCAACATGCTGATGCTCGACCGCGTCACCCATATCCACGAGGAAGGCGGTGAATACGGCAAAGGCGAGCTGATTGCTGAACTCGATATCCACCCGGACCTGTGGTTCTTCGACTGCCATTTCCCCGGCGACCCGGTCATGCCCGGCTGCCTGGGCCTGGATGCCATGTGGCAGTTGGTCGGCTTCTACCTGGGCTGGCTTGGCCACCCGGGACGCGGCCGTGCTCTGGGCTGTGGCGAGGTCAAGTTCTCTGGCCAGATCCTACCGGAAGCGAAGAAGGTCAAATACCATATCAACGTCAAGCGCATCATTACCCGGCGCCTGATTCTTGGCATCGCCGATGGCACTGTGTCCGTCGACGGCCGCGATATCTACCAGGCCAATGACCTGCGGGTCGGCCTGTTCACCTCCACCGCGAATTTCTGA
- the fabB gene encoding beta-ketoacyl-ACP synthase I, producing the protein MRRVVVTGLGIVSCLGNDRHQVLDALKAGRSGIRFKDDYAERGFRSQVAGVVDIDLDALVDRKLRRFMGDAAAYAYVSMAQAIEDSGLTPEQVSNERTGLIAGSGGASSANQVEAADVLREKGLRRVGPYRVTRTMGSTVSACLATPFKIKGVNYSISSACATSAHCIGSAVEQIQLGKQDVVFAGGGEEEHWTLSCLFDAMGALSTHYNETPDKASRPYDQARDGFVIAGGGGMLVLEDLEHAQARGAKIYAEVVGYGATSDGYDMVAPSGEGAARCMRQAMATVKGSIDYVNTHGTSTPVGDVAELKAIREVFGDRTPAMSSTKSLTGHSLGATGVQEAIYSLMMMEHRFIAASANIEKLDDQAEGFDIVTERRDDAEVTRVLSNSFGFGGTNACLVLEKFSS; encoded by the coding sequence ATGCGACGAGTGGTAGTCACCGGGCTGGGCATCGTGTCTTGCCTCGGCAACGACCGGCACCAGGTCCTCGATGCGCTCAAGGCAGGGCGCTCTGGCATCCGTTTCAAGGACGACTACGCTGAACGCGGCTTCCGCAGCCAGGTGGCGGGCGTCGTGGACATCGACCTCGACGCGCTGGTCGATCGCAAGCTGCGCCGCTTCATGGGGGATGCCGCAGCCTATGCTTATGTGAGCATGGCTCAGGCCATCGAAGACTCGGGCCTTACCCCAGAGCAGGTATCGAACGAGCGTACCGGTCTGATCGCCGGCTCCGGCGGCGCGTCCAGCGCCAACCAGGTCGAAGCTGCCGACGTCTTGCGCGAGAAGGGCCTGCGCCGTGTGGGGCCCTACCGGGTCACCCGCACCATGGGCAGTACCGTCTCGGCCTGTTTGGCGACCCCATTCAAGATCAAGGGCGTCAACTACTCGATCTCCTCGGCCTGTGCGACCTCGGCTCACTGCATCGGCAGCGCCGTCGAGCAGATCCAGCTGGGCAAGCAGGACGTCGTGTTTGCCGGCGGTGGCGAAGAAGAGCACTGGACCCTGTCCTGCCTATTCGACGCCATGGGCGCGCTGTCGACCCACTATAACGAAACGCCGGACAAGGCGTCGCGCCCCTATGATCAGGCCCGCGACGGCTTCGTGATCGCCGGTGGTGGCGGCATGCTGGTGCTCGAAGACCTGGAGCACGCTCAGGCACGCGGCGCCAAGATCTATGCCGAAGTGGTCGGCTATGGTGCCACCTCGGATGGTTACGACATGGTGGCGCCATCCGGCGAGGGCGCGGCCCGCTGCATGCGTCAAGCCATGGCCACGGTCAAGGGCAGCATCGACTACGTCAACACGCACGGTACCTCCACGCCTGTGGGTGATGTTGCCGAGCTGAAGGCCATTCGCGAGGTGTTCGGGGATCGGACGCCGGCGATGAGCTCGACCAAGTCGCTGACCGGCCATTCACTGGGCGCCACCGGCGTGCAGGAAGCGATCTACTCGCTGATGATGATGGAGCATCGCTTCATCGCTGCCTCGGCCAACATCGAGAAACTGGATGACCAGGCAGAGGGCTTCGACATCGTCACCGAACGTCGAGACGACGCCGAGGTGACGCGCGTGCTGTCCAACAGCTTCGGCTTCGGCGGCACCAATGCCTGCCTGGTGCTGGAGAAGTTCAGCAGCTGA